A region from the Serinibacter arcticus genome encodes:
- a CDS encoding polysaccharide biosynthesis tyrosine autokinase codes for MVLSDHLRIVRRRWMLIASMVLLGTLGAGVATSLVEPEYSSTAQVYVSVQTQDGSTSSLQQGSSFTQNQAAAFADLASSPLVLDPVVSALGLGVTPQSLSGRITATAKANTPLINVTARAADPVRAAELSNAVVASMTEVIPELQRPLDSAVSPVKLTITRSGQVPVVASSPDAVTNLAIGAFVGLAVGLGLAVLRSMLDTRIHGKEDLARLTRSPVLGVVGFDAGLRGGPLVMATDPHGRSAEAIRQVRTNLQFVNPDARPRQIVVTSAVPGEGKSTTAANLALALAEAGGRVLLIDADLRRPSIASMFGLEGAAGLTTLLIGQAEVDDVVQTWGTSSLDVITSGAIPPNPSELLGSGPMTDLLAKLAERYETVVLDAAPLLPVTDGAVLTKLTDGALFVVGAHEARQAQVTSALESLATVDGTVLGVVLNGADVRRSATYEYYDYTTEEQPAPRRPGILGRARAARAARADREAAADREAGAARASTATSSGPSPDAA; via the coding sequence ATGGTTCTGAGCGACCACCTGAGGATCGTCCGCCGTCGGTGGATGCTCATCGCCTCGATGGTGCTCCTGGGCACGCTCGGGGCCGGGGTGGCCACGAGCCTCGTCGAGCCGGAGTACTCCTCGACCGCGCAGGTCTACGTCTCCGTCCAGACCCAGGACGGCTCGACGTCGTCGCTCCAGCAGGGCTCGAGCTTCACCCAGAACCAGGCGGCGGCCTTCGCCGACCTGGCCTCGAGCCCGCTCGTGCTCGACCCCGTCGTCTCCGCTCTGGGCCTCGGCGTCACGCCGCAGTCCCTGAGCGGCCGGATCACCGCCACGGCGAAGGCGAACACGCCCCTGATCAACGTCACGGCCCGCGCCGCCGACCCCGTCAGGGCGGCCGAGCTGAGCAACGCCGTCGTCGCGAGCATGACGGAGGTCATCCCCGAGCTGCAGCGCCCGCTGGACTCCGCGGTCTCCCCCGTGAAGCTGACGATCACGCGATCGGGGCAGGTCCCGGTCGTCGCGTCCTCGCCCGACGCCGTCACGAACCTCGCGATCGGCGCGTTCGTCGGGCTGGCCGTCGGCCTCGGGCTCGCGGTGCTCCGGTCGATGCTCGACACCCGGATCCACGGCAAGGAGGACCTGGCCCGCCTGACGCGGTCGCCCGTCCTCGGCGTCGTCGGCTTCGACGCCGGCCTCCGGGGCGGGCCGCTCGTCATGGCGACGGACCCGCACGGCCGCAGCGCCGAGGCGATCCGCCAGGTCCGCACCAACCTCCAGTTCGTCAACCCCGACGCCCGGCCGCGCCAGATCGTCGTCACCTCCGCGGTGCCGGGCGAGGGAAAGTCGACGACGGCGGCCAACCTCGCCCTCGCGCTCGCCGAGGCGGGCGGCCGGGTGCTCCTGATCGACGCCGACCTGCGTCGACCCTCGATCGCCTCGATGTTCGGGCTGGAGGGGGCTGCCGGCCTCACCACGCTCCTCATCGGGCAGGCGGAGGTCGACGACGTCGTCCAGACGTGGGGCACGTCCTCGCTCGACGTCATCACCTCCGGGGCCATCCCGCCCAACCCGAGCGAGCTGCTCGGCTCCGGGCCGATGACGGACCTGCTCGCGAAGCTCGCCGAGCGCTACGAGACGGTCGTGCTCGACGCCGCGCCGCTGCTGCCCGTCACCGACGGCGCGGTCCTGACCAAGCTCACCGACGGCGCCCTGTTCGTCGTCGGAGCCCACGAGGCGCGCCAGGCCCAGGTGACCTCCGCGCTCGAGTCGCTCGCCACGGTGGACGGCACGGTGCTCGGCGTCGTGCTCAACGGCGCCGACGTCCGGCGCTCGGCGACCTACGAGTACTACGACTACACGACCGAGGAGCAGCCGGCGCCGCGCCGGCCCGGGATCCTCGGCCGGGCCCGCGCCGCCCGGGCGGCCAGGGCCGACCGCGAGGCCGCGGCCGACCGTGAAGCCGGGGCCGCCCGGGCCTCGACCGCCACCTCGAGCGGTCCGTCACCGGACGCGGCATGA
- a CDS encoding O-antigen ligase family protein has translation MTTTTVRPTDSRVPRAPRMPWSGAEAALGVAAGALCVLGAAAAVLLLGDRGAMGPGLVVAIAVGVALVLALPVHRLPALALLVAVAIPVRVLPDLALLSVLPPAALVVLAWMARRLLDRARGTGRDAAPTAGSAVRVLAGLTAGWILLSLLAGDHLQTSVAWTASFGVAVLAPLLVRGVADEARALKRTLIVGGGLAGAYAVLETMLGRNPVIDVVNAALGFGSVQHWSVYRAEVTLGHPLAAGTLLAVAGAAGVLEWLARGRPRDGVWGALAVAGTVATVSRGSLLALVVALGVGILVWLVRSRNLSGPRAVALAIALGAAGTLVTTASGLLDRGASAEAAASDAARARGVELAIATARENGLLGSGPGTSALAVAERDTVTAIESSGLQLLVSIGLPGALLVGALVVAGSLTAWRAGDVAALAAVVAYTVSVLGYNAIDTRRSLHVLLAVVLILAVGAADEARQRRAVSS, from the coding sequence ATGACCACGACGACGGTGCGGCCGACGGACTCGCGGGTGCCACGAGCGCCGCGGATGCCGTGGTCGGGGGCGGAGGCCGCACTGGGCGTGGCCGCCGGCGCGCTGTGCGTGCTCGGCGCCGCCGCGGCCGTTCTGCTCCTGGGCGACCGCGGGGCGATGGGCCCCGGCCTCGTCGTCGCGATCGCCGTCGGCGTCGCACTCGTGCTCGCGCTCCCGGTGCACCGGCTGCCGGCGCTCGCGCTGCTGGTCGCCGTCGCGATCCCGGTCCGCGTGCTGCCCGACCTCGCGCTGCTCTCGGTGCTCCCGCCGGCAGCGCTGGTGGTGCTCGCGTGGATGGCGCGCCGACTGCTGGACCGGGCGCGTGGCACCGGTCGCGACGCTGCCCCCACGGCCGGCTCCGCCGTCCGGGTGCTCGCGGGCCTGACGGCGGGCTGGATCCTCCTCAGCCTCCTCGCGGGCGACCACCTGCAGACCTCCGTCGCGTGGACGGCGAGCTTCGGTGTCGCCGTCCTCGCGCCGCTGCTGGTTCGCGGCGTGGCCGACGAGGCCCGTGCGCTCAAGCGCACGCTGATCGTCGGCGGCGGCCTCGCCGGTGCCTACGCCGTGCTCGAGACCATGCTCGGTCGCAACCCGGTGATCGACGTCGTCAACGCCGCCCTCGGGTTCGGCTCCGTGCAGCACTGGTCCGTCTACCGGGCCGAGGTCACCCTCGGCCACCCGCTCGCCGCCGGGACGCTGCTGGCGGTGGCCGGCGCCGCCGGTGTGCTGGAGTGGCTCGCCCGCGGGCGTCCGCGCGACGGCGTCTGGGGCGCGCTGGCCGTGGCCGGCACGGTGGCCACCGTGTCGCGCGGCTCGCTGCTCGCCCTCGTCGTCGCGCTCGGCGTCGGCATCCTCGTGTGGCTCGTCCGCAGCCGGAACCTCAGTGGACCGCGCGCCGTCGCGCTGGCGATCGCCCTGGGCGCGGCCGGCACCCTCGTGACGACCGCCAGCGGGCTGCTCGACCGGGGGGCCTCCGCCGAGGCCGCCGCCTCGGACGCGGCCCGCGCCCGCGGCGTCGAGCTCGCGATCGCGACGGCGCGCGAGAACGGCCTGCTCGGCAGCGGTCCCGGCACCTCCGCGCTGGCGGTCGCCGAGCGGGACACCGTGACGGCGATCGAGAGCTCGGGGCTCCAGCTCCTGGTGAGCATCGGGCTCCCCGGCGCACTCCTGGTCGGGGCCCTCGTCGTCGCGGGGTCGCTCACCGCGTGGCGCGCGGGCGACGTCGCGGCCCTGGCCGCCGTCGTCGCCTACACGGTCTCGGTGCTCGGCTACAACGCGATCGACACCCGCCGGTCCCTGCACGTGCTGCTCGCCGTCGTGCTGATCCTCGCGGTCGGCGCGGCGGACGAGGCGCGGCAGCGGCGGGCGGTGAGCTCGTGA
- a CDS encoding glycosyltransferase family 4 protein, which yields MTSRVVHVGVVGDVPGGMAQVVNEYLTWTFPGFEVEAVASTRGRHDPAALVLWLRAAVVLLARRVRCGRSTIAAFHLSERGSFVREGSLVVWARLIGLHVAVHLHGAQFVEFAAARPGLVTRVLERAELVLVLTAATHDVVASLLGSRSGVRVVRISNAVALPPEAGEKEDVVLFGGEIGHRKGVDVLLRAWDAIPANDRAGWRLRLLGPRAMTLAPADLGGDVELLPPVGRRAMALEQSRAAVAVLPSRDEALPMFLVESMAHGCAVVATPVGEVAALLENGAGTLVAVDDADGLARALADLMTQDRRRGEAGRAARARIAARHDAVRVARDLTEHWTHLLEEPA from the coding sequence GTGACGAGCCGGGTGGTGCACGTCGGGGTCGTCGGTGACGTCCCCGGCGGGATGGCGCAGGTCGTCAACGAGTACCTCACCTGGACCTTCCCCGGGTTCGAGGTCGAGGCCGTGGCCTCCACCCGGGGCCGCCACGACCCGGCGGCCCTCGTGCTCTGGCTGCGCGCCGCCGTCGTGCTCCTGGCACGGCGCGTGCGCTGCGGGCGCTCGACGATCGCGGCCTTCCACCTCTCCGAGCGCGGGTCGTTCGTGCGTGAGGGCAGCCTCGTGGTCTGGGCCCGGCTGATCGGGCTGCACGTCGCCGTCCACCTGCACGGCGCCCAGTTCGTCGAGTTCGCCGCGGCCCGGCCCGGCCTCGTCACGCGGGTCCTGGAGCGCGCCGAGCTCGTGCTCGTCCTCACCGCCGCGACGCACGACGTCGTCGCGTCGCTGCTGGGGAGCCGGTCCGGGGTGCGCGTGGTGCGGATCTCCAACGCCGTGGCGCTGCCCCCCGAGGCCGGGGAGAAGGAGGACGTCGTGCTGTTCGGCGGCGAGATCGGTCACCGCAAGGGCGTCGACGTGCTGCTGCGAGCCTGGGACGCGATCCCCGCGAACGACCGCGCCGGCTGGCGGCTGCGGCTGCTCGGACCGCGCGCGATGACGCTGGCACCGGCCGACCTCGGCGGCGACGTCGAGCTGCTGCCCCCCGTGGGGCGGCGGGCGATGGCGCTCGAGCAGTCGCGGGCGGCCGTCGCCGTCCTGCCCTCGCGCGACGAGGCGCTGCCGATGTTCCTCGTGGAGTCGATGGCGCACGGCTGCGCCGTGGTCGCGACGCCGGTGGGCGAGGTGGCCGCGCTGCTCGAGAACGGCGCCGGGACCCTGGTGGCCGTCGACGACGCGGACGGACTCGCGCGCGCCCTCGCCGACCTCATGACGCAGGACCGACGACGGGGCGAGGCCGGCCGCGCCGCCCGCGCCCGCATCGCGGCCCGGCACGACGCCGTCCGCGTCGCGCGCGACCTCACCGAGCACTGGACCCATCTCCTGGAGGAGCCGGCATGA
- a CDS encoding glycosyltransferase: MSILGLTNRRVALVASTGGHLEELVRLRPRLDVAPDPLWVTFDTPQSRSLLAGERVAYVPYVAPRDVGGVLRAAHALRGPLRQRDVEAIVSTGAAVALAALPQARSDQRAIYVESVSRFDGPSLTGRLLQRLPGVELHSQHPDWVSGRWQHAFSLLEDYRSQPVAPVDRPLRVLVTLGTIRPYRFDALLDAVERMAGDLGEIVWQTGATDGRDLTGAERTLMPSEEFDAAVRRADVVVSHAGVGSALRALDLGRVPVLVPRRASRHEHVDDHQAQIARLLASRGLAVDVEAPDLTMDHLRRAGALTVSSPARAAA; this comes from the coding sequence ATGAGCATCCTCGGCCTGACGAACCGCCGCGTCGCCCTCGTGGCGTCGACGGGCGGCCACCTCGAGGAGCTCGTGCGGCTCCGACCGCGCCTGGACGTGGCGCCCGACCCGCTGTGGGTCACCTTCGACACCCCGCAGTCGCGCTCGCTCCTCGCGGGGGAGCGGGTCGCCTACGTGCCCTACGTCGCCCCGCGCGACGTCGGCGGCGTGCTGCGCGCGGCCCACGCCCTGCGCGGTCCGCTGCGGCAGCGCGACGTCGAGGCCATCGTCTCCACCGGTGCGGCCGTGGCGCTCGCCGCGCTGCCGCAGGCCCGGTCCGACCAGCGCGCGATCTACGTCGAGAGCGTGAGCCGGTTCGACGGCCCCTCGCTCACCGGGCGGCTCCTGCAGCGGCTGCCCGGCGTCGAGCTGCACTCCCAGCACCCCGACTGGGTGAGCGGCCGCTGGCAGCACGCGTTCTCGCTGCTCGAGGACTACCGGTCGCAGCCGGTCGCGCCGGTCGACCGACCGCTGCGGGTCCTCGTGACGCTCGGCACGATCCGGCCCTACCGCTTCGACGCCCTCCTGGACGCCGTCGAGCGGATGGCCGGCGACCTCGGCGAGATCGTGTGGCAGACCGGGGCGACGGACGGCCGGGACCTCACGGGAGCGGAGCGGACGCTGATGCCGTCGGAGGAGTTCGACGCCGCGGTGCGCCGCGCCGACGTCGTCGTCAGCCACGCGGGGGTCGGGTCGGCGCTGCGCGCGCTCGACCTGGGCCGCGTCCCCGTGCTCGTCCCGCGTCGCGCCTCCCGCCACGAGCACGTCGACGACCACCAGGCCCAGATCGCCCGCCTCCTCGCCTCGCGCGGACTGGCGGTCGACGTCGAGGCCCCCGACCTCACGATGGACCACCTGCGCCGGGCGGGCGCGCTGACGGTGTCCTCGCCGGCCAGGGCCGCGGCATGA
- a CDS encoding glycosyltransferase family 2 protein — translation MTAGSLAWLTVVLPLHDAAAYVDDVLVRVGRLADAGAEVLVVDDGSRDTTGASVGAAAAAHPGVVAVLLEENVGVARARNVALGRATREYVWLVDGDDVWAPDVVDLLTRVRGEDGADVIAFGADRCGTDGRLRRADTFAAPGLYSREEALSLLASGGLHGFLWSKLVRRAVLPPDPFPATRSQSDFVGVVAILDRSSSVRVVGETLYRHVERDGSITRSRAADASNLLRAHDALLAVADLTEAERRAFSLWFYLAPSVATALRTEADDAEVARLVGDLRAATTWRDVALAAPAHPRAAAVTGAVRLLGPAFPPIYRRLRQGRAALRRGVTSRGPHR, via the coding sequence ATGACCGCCGGCTCCCTCGCGTGGCTCACCGTCGTGCTGCCGCTGCACGACGCCGCTGCCTACGTCGACGACGTCCTGGTCCGGGTGGGCCGGCTGGCGGACGCCGGTGCCGAGGTGCTCGTGGTCGACGACGGCAGCCGCGACACCACCGGCGCCTCGGTCGGCGCGGCGGCGGCCGCCCACCCCGGCGTGGTCGCGGTGCTGCTTGAGGAGAACGTCGGGGTGGCGCGCGCCCGCAACGTCGCGCTCGGGCGCGCCACCCGCGAGTACGTCTGGCTGGTGGACGGCGACGACGTGTGGGCGCCCGACGTCGTGGACCTGCTGACGCGGGTCCGAGGCGAGGACGGCGCCGACGTGATCGCGTTCGGGGCCGACCGGTGCGGCACCGACGGCCGGCTCCGCCGCGCCGACACGTTCGCGGCGCCCGGGCTCTACTCCCGCGAGGAGGCTCTGTCGCTGCTGGCCTCCGGCGGTCTGCACGGCTTCCTCTGGAGCAAGCTCGTCCGGCGCGCGGTGCTCCCGCCCGACCCGTTCCCCGCCACCCGCTCGCAGTCGGACTTCGTCGGGGTCGTGGCGATCCTGGACCGGAGCTCCTCCGTGCGCGTCGTCGGGGAGACGCTCTACCGCCACGTCGAGCGCGACGGCTCCATCACGCGCTCGCGCGCCGCCGACGCGTCCAACCTGCTCCGTGCCCACGACGCGCTGCTGGCGGTCGCCGATCTGACCGAGGCGGAACGTCGGGCGTTCTCGCTCTGGTTCTACCTCGCCCCGTCCGTGGCCACGGCCCTGCGGACCGAGGCGGACGACGCGGAGGTGGCGCGCCTGGTGGGCGACCTGCGCGCGGCGACCACCTGGCGCGACGTGGCCCTGGCCGCCCCGGCCCACCCCCGCGCCGCGGCGGTGACGGGCGCCGTGCGGCTGCTCGGCCCTGCCTTCCCACCGATCTACCGGCGCCTGCGCCAGGGGCGTGCCGCGCTCCGTCGCGGCGTCACCTCGAGAGGACCCCACCGATGA
- a CDS encoding glycosyltransferase — protein sequence MTRVLLVTSSLHGGGAEFVARTWIDWLTQRGAATAVALLSDTKGRDDLDPRIAVHDDAAGQRPAEAVRSLRRVIDRVRPSVVLSLQTHPNLWALAAVASIPSASRPAVVISERNLVSLGLAGSSPTHRAKVLAAKASYRRADRVIAISHPVAGELVSAFGVTGRRCVVVPNPATAKVTVRHEPWIAERPVLRLVLPARIVEQKRPLLAVHVASVLARRGYDVELITFGTGPQEAAMTRLAGEVGVRLSHRGWVEAWFDAAPRDAIVLLPSLREGFGNVLVEAAAVGLPAVAVSGALGVADAVVPGVTGQLALDDDPESIADAVLAAAPLRVRGIDGWLERFSVPTSGALLERVLAGAEAERRANR from the coding sequence ATGACCCGAGTACTGCTGGTGACCTCGTCGCTCCACGGCGGCGGCGCCGAGTTCGTCGCGCGCACCTGGATCGACTGGCTCACCCAGCGCGGGGCCGCCACGGCCGTCGCGCTGCTGAGCGACACGAAGGGGCGCGACGACCTGGACCCCCGGATCGCCGTGCACGACGACGCCGCGGGTCAGCGCCCCGCCGAGGCGGTCCGCTCGTTGCGCCGGGTGATCGACCGCGTGCGCCCGAGCGTCGTGCTGAGCCTCCAGACCCACCCGAACCTCTGGGCGCTCGCGGCCGTCGCGTCCATCCCGAGCGCGAGCCGCCCCGCCGTCGTCATCAGCGAGCGCAACCTCGTCTCGCTCGGGCTGGCGGGGTCCTCCCCGACGCACCGGGCCAAGGTGCTGGCCGCGAAGGCGAGCTACCGACGCGCCGATCGCGTCATCGCGATCAGCCACCCGGTCGCCGGCGAGCTCGTCTCGGCGTTCGGCGTCACCGGGCGACGCTGCGTCGTCGTCCCCAACCCGGCGACGGCGAAGGTCACGGTGCGCCACGAGCCGTGGATCGCCGAGCGACCGGTGCTGCGCCTGGTCCTGCCGGCGCGCATCGTCGAGCAGAAGCGACCCCTGCTCGCCGTGCACGTGGCGAGCGTCCTGGCCCGGCGGGGCTACGACGTCGAGCTGATCACGTTCGGAACCGGGCCCCAGGAGGCGGCCATGACCAGGCTCGCGGGCGAGGTCGGCGTGCGGCTGTCGCACCGCGGCTGGGTGGAGGCCTGGTTCGACGCGGCACCGCGCGACGCGATCGTCCTGCTGCCCTCCCTGCGCGAGGGCTTCGGGAATGTGCTCGTCGAGGCCGCCGCCGTCGGACTGCCGGCCGTGGCGGTCTCGGGAGCACTCGGCGTCGCGGACGCCGTCGTGCCCGGGGTCACCGGGCAGCTGGCCCTGGACGACGACCCCGAGTCGATCGCCGACGCCGTCCTGGCCGCGGCGCCCCTGCGGGTGCGGGGCATCGACGGCTGGCTGGAGCGGTTCTCGGTCCCCACCAGCGGGGCGCTCCTGGAGCGCGTGCTCGCCGGCGCCGAGGCCGAGCGGAGGGCGAACCGATGA
- a CDS encoding polysaccharide pyruvyl transferase family protein: MSVWVSVPGQVDNVGDTVLRRGLLEALRPLGTLHVFVGDHDDAYCTGLRLRPEDVVHRSVPAWRRDVARAVLSGRATYAYNAGEMIVDRRYVASYARFAPLLAAGRLRGGRAVHTGFGIRASNPRWNWALRAALAPVDVVTWRDPVSAETIRRGRVTPDWAFREGASTAELEGFAAQTRRPALGIALRYDRPAPTPAWVRAVGEHAEAAGYEVVVLAQIARDSPRAQELADALDGVAVTWDGPEHLPQEERLREAYRRCDVVISDRLHALVIAATEGALPLALADAPGDKTVRTLAAVGLGEHAVDRRGSEDVAVLGTAVTAASAARAGTMARVVEARRRLDDLAQQLLTLRSPR, translated from the coding sequence ATGAGCGTGTGGGTCTCGGTCCCGGGACAGGTCGACAACGTCGGGGACACCGTGCTGCGCCGGGGGCTGCTCGAGGCGCTGCGGCCGCTCGGCACGCTCCACGTGTTCGTCGGCGACCACGACGACGCCTACTGCACCGGGCTGCGGCTGCGGCCCGAGGACGTCGTGCACCGGTCGGTCCCCGCGTGGCGCCGCGACGTCGCGCGCGCCGTGCTGTCGGGTCGCGCCACCTACGCCTACAACGCGGGGGAGATGATCGTCGACCGCCGCTACGTCGCCTCCTACGCCCGATTCGCCCCGCTGCTGGCCGCCGGTCGGCTGCGGGGCGGCCGCGCCGTCCACACGGGGTTCGGCATCCGCGCGAGCAACCCGCGCTGGAACTGGGCCCTGCGGGCGGCGCTCGCCCCCGTCGACGTCGTCACGTGGCGCGACCCGGTCAGCGCCGAGACCATCCGTCGGGGCCGGGTCACCCCGGACTGGGCCTTCCGCGAGGGGGCGTCCACCGCCGAGCTCGAGGGGTTCGCGGCCCAGACCCGGCGACCGGCGCTCGGCATCGCGCTGCGCTACGACCGGCCCGCCCCCACCCCGGCCTGGGTCCGCGCGGTCGGCGAGCACGCCGAGGCGGCCGGCTACGAGGTCGTCGTGCTCGCCCAGATCGCCCGGGACTCGCCCCGGGCCCAGGAGCTCGCGGACGCGCTCGACGGCGTCGCGGTGACGTGGGACGGTCCCGAGCACCTGCCCCAGGAGGAGCGGCTGCGCGAGGCCTACCGCCGCTGCGACGTCGTGATCAGCGACCGGCTGCACGCGCTCGTCATCGCGGCGACGGAGGGCGCCCTGCCGCTCGCGCTGGCCGATGCGCCCGGCGACAAGACGGTCCGGACGCTCGCGGCGGTGGGCCTCGGCGAGCACGCCGTCGACCGTCGCGGGAGCGAGGACGTCGCCGTCCTGGGGACGGCCGTGACCGCGGCCTCGGCCGCCCGGGCCGGGACGATGGCGCGCGTGGTCGAGGCCCGGCGTCGGCTCGACGACCTCGCGCAGCAGCTGCTCACCCTGCGGTCGCCCCGGTGA
- a CDS encoding lipopolysaccharide biosynthesis protein, whose product MTSLATRTVRGAAVTLVGQWLRFAVQLASIVVLARLLLPADYGLVSMVTAVAGVAMFLSDFGLSTASIQARTLDQFQRSNLFWLNAALGTLLALGVLALAAPLAALYGHPEVERVTQVLAGTYLLNALGAQFRAHAVRAMRFRALAAVDVISQVAAFGVALGLALSGAGYWALVGQMVTLSVVTLVAVVVAARWWPGLPNRRGDVRAMLGIGASWMGTQVVTYASTNVDSIIIGSVAGAGPLGVYDRAYQIFRMPLLQIAAPMTRVAMPVLSRLNGTDRFEPYVRRAQTLLSSVLGGAFLVAAGAAEPLMAIVLGPGWGESSTIFRVLAIGGAFQAIAYVYSWVFLARGRTGLQLRCTLVARAAMIGLMLLGIAWGVIGVAWAVTAGLALSWAIMTFWAMPRLDVAVTPLLLAAFRPLLVFVAALGAMLAVEPLVTEMAAAARLGVLLGVAVVVVALAVALVRPVRADALEILHTVRRVRRGDGATTP is encoded by the coding sequence GTGACCTCGCTCGCCACCCGCACCGTCCGCGGGGCCGCCGTCACCCTCGTGGGGCAGTGGCTCCGGTTCGCCGTCCAGCTCGCCTCGATCGTCGTGCTGGCGCGGTTGCTGCTGCCCGCCGACTACGGCCTCGTGTCGATGGTGACGGCGGTGGCGGGGGTGGCGATGTTCCTCAGCGACTTCGGTCTCTCGACGGCGTCGATCCAGGCGCGCACCCTCGACCAGTTCCAACGCTCGAACCTGTTCTGGTTGAACGCCGCGCTGGGCACGCTGCTCGCGCTCGGGGTGCTGGCCCTGGCGGCCCCGTTGGCGGCGCTCTACGGCCACCCGGAGGTCGAGCGGGTGACCCAGGTGCTCGCCGGGACCTACCTCCTCAACGCGCTCGGCGCCCAGTTCCGGGCGCACGCGGTGCGCGCGATGCGGTTCCGTGCTCTGGCCGCCGTGGACGTCATCAGCCAGGTGGCGGCGTTCGGTGTCGCGCTGGGTCTGGCGCTCTCCGGGGCCGGCTACTGGGCGCTGGTGGGACAGATGGTCACGCTCTCGGTCGTCACGCTGGTGGCCGTCGTGGTCGCGGCGCGGTGGTGGCCCGGACTGCCGAACCGGCGAGGGGACGTTCGGGCGATGCTGGGCATCGGCGCGAGCTGGATGGGCACGCAGGTCGTCACGTACGCCAGCACGAACGTCGACTCGATCATCATCGGGTCGGTCGCGGGGGCCGGTCCGCTCGGGGTCTACGACCGCGCCTACCAGATCTTCCGGATGCCGCTGCTGCAGATCGCTGCCCCGATGACGCGCGTGGCGATGCCCGTGCTCTCGCGGCTGAACGGGACCGATCGGTTCGAGCCGTACGTGCGCCGGGCGCAGACCCTGCTGTCCTCCGTGCTCGGCGGCGCGTTCCTGGTGGCCGCCGGGGCGGCCGAGCCGCTGATGGCGATCGTGCTCGGCCCGGGGTGGGGCGAGTCCAGCACGATCTTCCGGGTCCTCGCGATCGGCGGCGCCTTCCAGGCCATCGCCTACGTCTACTCGTGGGTGTTTCTCGCGCGCGGTCGCACGGGCCTGCAGCTGCGCTGCACCCTGGTGGCTCGCGCCGCCATGATCGGGCTGATGCTGCTCGGGATCGCGTGGGGGGTGATCGGCGTCGCGTGGGCCGTCACGGCCGGACTGGCGCTGAGCTGGGCGATCATGACGTTCTGGGCGATGCCCCGGCTCGACGTCGCCGTCACCCCGCTCCTGCTGGCGGCGTTCCGTCCGCTGCTCGTGTTCGTCGCCGCCCTCGGGGCGATGCTCGCGGTGGAGCCGCTCGTGACCGAGATGGCCGCGGCCGCACGGCTCGGGGTGCTGCTCGGCGTGGCCGTCGTGGTGGTGGCGCTCGCCGTCGCCCTCGTGCGCCCCGTCCGCGCCGACGCGCTCGAGATCCTCCACACCGTGCGACGCGTGCGTCGCGGCGACGGGGCCACCACCCCCTGA
- a CDS encoding MarR family winged helix-turn-helix transcriptional regulator, whose amino-acid sequence MPDTPDATDELASQLRRAILVTSRRLRAERVGDVTLGQYSVMARLLEEGSATPSDLAALERVAAPSMTRTVRCLEDAGYVTRAEHPDDRRAILLTLTDAGHEVIRETRRRRTVWLAQRLDSLTADELDTLAAAADILRRIATQ is encoded by the coding sequence GTGCCCGACACCCCCGACGCCACCGACGAGCTCGCCTCGCAGCTGCGGCGCGCCATCCTCGTGACCTCCCGCCGACTGCGCGCGGAACGCGTCGGCGACGTCACGCTGGGCCAGTACTCCGTCATGGCACGCCTCCTGGAGGAGGGGTCGGCCACCCCGTCGGACCTCGCCGCCCTCGAGCGCGTCGCCGCCCCCTCGATGACGCGCACCGTCCGGTGCCTCGAGGACGCGGGCTACGTCACCAGGGCCGAGCACCCCGACGACCGTCGGGCGATCCTGCTGACCCTCACCGACGCGGGGCACGAGGTCATCCGCGAGACCCGCCGCCGTCGCACCGTCTGGCTCGCCCAGCGCCTGGACTCCCTCACCGCCGACGAGCTGGACACGCTCGCGGCCGCCGCCGACATCCTGAGGAGGATCGCCACCCAGTGA